From Thermodesulfovibrionales bacterium, one genomic window encodes:
- a CDS encoding GlsB/YeaQ/YmgE family stress response membrane protein, translated as MGDLVIGILGALVGGFVFRLLGVVSFSLIGSLVTATVGAVILLWLVHRLK; from the coding sequence GTGGGGGACCTCGTTATAGGGATTCTTGGAGCCCTCGTCGGAGGTTTTGTCTTCCGGTTGCTCGGCGTCGTTTCTTTCAGTCTCATCGGCTCTCTCGTGACGGCTACGGTTGGGGCTGTTATTCTTCTCTGGCTCGTCCATCGGCTGAAATAA
- a CDS encoding methylated-DNA--[protein]-cysteine S-methyltransferase, producing MKRSLTFEPYRRIEKAIVFLERNFNRRPGLKEIAKSVNLSEYHFQRLFRRWAGISPKRFLQLLTVEHTKKMMENSGSLLDLTHESGLSSPSRLHDLFVNVEAVTPDEFRKRGRGISILYGFHPSSFGECLIAVTGRGICYLAFVGPGGRGKTLGDLKEQWSDAEIGEGQSATKPYADKIFGSAKSSNTLTLHVQGTNLQVKVWQALLRIPRGRLVSYEAVAREVGRPGAIRAVANAVARNPVAFLIPCHRVIRKTGAIGKYRWGSARKKAMLAWEAGKEEKGRG from the coding sequence ATGAAGAGAAGCCTAACTTTTGAACCCTACAGACGAATCGAAAAGGCGATCGTCTTTCTCGAGAGGAATTTTAACCGGCGGCCCGGTTTGAAAGAGATCGCAAAGTCGGTGAACCTGAGCGAATATCATTTCCAGCGCCTCTTCAGACGTTGGGCAGGGATCAGCCCGAAGCGGTTTCTCCAGCTTTTGACCGTCGAACACACAAAGAAGATGATGGAGAATTCCGGCAGTCTTCTCGATCTGACCCATGAATCTGGCTTGTCGAGCCCGAGCAGGCTTCATGACCTGTTCGTGAATGTCGAAGCGGTTACACCGGATGAGTTCAGAAAACGGGGCAGGGGCATCAGCATCCTCTATGGGTTCCATCCGAGCTCCTTCGGAGAGTGCCTCATCGCGGTTACCGGAAGAGGGATATGTTATCTCGCTTTCGTGGGGCCGGGCGGGCGCGGCAAGACCCTGGGAGATCTCAAGGAACAATGGAGCGATGCGGAAATAGGAGAAGGCCAATCAGCGACGAAACCGTACGCGGATAAGATATTCGGATCGGCGAAATCAAGCAATACCCTCACACTCCACGTACAAGGAACAAATCTTCAGGTGAAGGTCTGGCAGGCCCTTCTCAGGATTCCGCGAGGCCGTCTCGTTTCGTACGAAGCCGTCGCCCGTGAGGTCGGGAGGCCAGGGGCCATCCGTGCCGTTGCGAATGCGGTGGCACGCAACCCCGTCGCGTTCTTGATACCCTGCCACAGGGTCATCCGTAAAACCGGCGCAATCGGCAAGTACCGCTGGGGCAGCGCGCGGAAGAAGGCGATGCTCGCATGGGAAGCCGGAAAAGAGGAAAAGGGTAGGGGCTGA